One genomic region from Sphingobacterium sp. UGAL515B_05 encodes:
- a CDS encoding GbsR/MarR family transcriptional regulator, whose amino-acid sequence MELQEAKQQFIDTWGALGSEWGINKSVAQVHALLLSASNPMSTDEIMEKLVISRGNANMSIRQLIDYGIVYKKHIAGDRKEYFVAEKEVLKWAMKIAVMRKQKELDPVMDILKDISRNTEKDQTAEGKEFHKTVKDIQNLTDQLETIANKIFNTSGGDLLIKLIKLMM is encoded by the coding sequence ATGGAATTACAAGAAGCAAAACAACAGTTCATAGACACCTGGGGCGCATTAGGTTCTGAATGGGGGATCAACAAATCTGTTGCTCAGGTTCATGCCCTACTCCTTTCCGCAAGCAATCCCATGTCTACAGATGAGATTATGGAAAAGTTGGTGATTTCCCGCGGGAATGCCAATATGAGTATCCGGCAATTGATCGATTATGGTATTGTCTACAAAAAACATATTGCTGGTGATCGAAAGGAATATTTCGTCGCAGAGAAAGAGGTCTTAAAATGGGCGATGAAAATTGCGGTGATGCGTAAGCAGAAAGAGCTTGACCCCGTTATGGATATTCTAAAGGATATAAGCCGGAATACCGAAAAGGACCAGACAGCAGAAGGCAAAGAGTTCCATAAAACGGTAAAGGACATCCAAAATCTGACGGATCAACTCGAAACAATTGCCAACAAGATTTTCAATACAAGCGGCGGAGATTTATTAATCAAATTGATCAAACTAATGATGTAG